tgtttgtcaagaaaaagaATAGTAGTATGataatgtgcattgactactgatatttgaataaggtcaccatcagaaataaataccatttgcctcgtattgatgacctatttgaccagGTACAAGGTGCTTCAGTCTTCTTAAAGATTGATCTCAGATCTAGGTATCATCATTTTAAAATTAGACttgaggatgtgcccaaaacaACTTTTAAGACCAGGTACGTGCACTATGAATATTTagtaatgtcctttgggttgaccaatgcacctacAACCTTCATGACTTTGATGAATTGAGTGTTCAAATCATTCTTGGATTTGTTTGTGATAGTGTTTATAGAGGTGTATTCAAAGAGTAAACAACAATATACAGATAATCTTCGAATTACCATTCGAGTCAACTGacaagtgtgaagagagcttccaaaagatCAAAACTATCATATGTTTCACGATAATTGAATGAGCATGGgaggaactacccgactcatgacttggagttggcagtggtAATGTTTTCACCAAAAATTTGGAGACATTATTTGTACAGTGTCATGTGTGAGGGTTTTACTAATCACCACAGCTTACAGCACATGTTCATCTAGAAGGACTTGATTCTAAGACAGCAAAGATGGATGGAATTtcttaaggactatgatgtcactatctAGTACCATCCAAGAAAGgataatgtggtagcagatgccttAAGCCGAAAGCCGGTGAGCATGGGCAGTTTAGCTTGTTAGATACCCTTAAGCAGCCAAtggctagagaaattcaggccttggaggCCAGATTCATGAGGCTAGGCATCTTAGAGAAAAGTAGGATAGTGGACggagttgatctaaggcccactttCATAGAAAAGATGAAGACCAAGCAGTTTAAGGATGCATAGAGGTGGGTAATTCTCCAGAATCAACACTAGATACAGGTGGGGTGTTTCATTTTATTGGAAGGGTTTGTGTTCTCCGGGTAGATGGACTAATTCAAAAGATCCTGtttgaatctcatggttcacgatactctattcaccctagagtgactaagatgtatcaagacttaaaACGGTAATATTGGTGGTcaggtatgaagaaagacatagctgaatatgtagccaagtgtcAGAACTTCCaataagtgaagtatgagcaccaaaCATGTGCAGGTTTGTTGCAAAGAATGCACATTcctaaatggaagtgggagagaatagccatggatttCGTAGTGGGAATTCCTAAGACTTTGGAAAAGCATGACCTTATTTTGGTGGTGGTTAATAGGTTAACGAAGTAAGCATACTTCATTTTGGTTAGAGTGGATTACAATGCACAAACGTTGTCCAgaatttatgtgaaggagatagtaaggctgcacgaggttccctttctatcatttcagatggTGGTACGcagttcacttctaaattttgggTTAAGTGGCATGAAGAGTTGGGTCCTCAACTCACTATCATCACAACTTTCAATCCACAAATAGACGACAGTCAGAAAGGACTATCCAAGTGCtcgaagatatgttgagggcatatgtGATAGACTTTGGGGGACATTAGGACAAGTTCTTTCCCTTATGTGAGTTCTTGTACAACAATATCTACCACACTAGTATTGATATGGCACCATTCgaagccctttatgggatgggATTtaggtctcccatagggtggtttgaagctaGGGAAGTAGAGCCATTGGGGGTTTACTTAGGAAGGgatgctcaagataaggtaagaagcatccaagctaagcttctagtgGTTCAAAGTCGTCAGAAGGAGTATGTTGATCACAAGGTGAGGGATATGACATTTGAGGCTGGTGAGCAAGCACTTCTAAAAGTATCACCCATTAAAGGGGTgatgaggtttggcaagaagggcAAACTTAGCCCTCACTATATTGGTCCTTCTAAAATTCTTGACTGTATGGTGTACAGGGTTgtcttaccacctagcttgtctAGGGTACACCCGTttttccatgtgtctatgttgaaaaagtaCCATGGGGATGGGGACTACATTATTAAATGGGACTTAATATTATTAGACAAGAAACTTCAGTATGAGGAAGAGCCAATTGCAATTCTTGATTATGATGT
This region of Solanum dulcamara chromosome 9, daSolDulc1.2, whole genome shotgun sequence genomic DNA includes:
- the LOC129903708 gene encoding uncharacterized protein LOC129903708, whose translation is MAPFEALYGMGFRSPIGWFEAREVEPLGVYLGRDAQDKVRSIQAKLLVVQSRQKEYVDHKVRDMTFEAGEQALLKVSPIKGVMRFGKKGKLSPHYIGPSKILDCMVYRVVLPPSLSRVHPFFHVSMLKKYHGDGDYIIKWDLILLDKKLQYEEEPIAILDYDVQKLRTKEINMVKVQWKHHSIEESTSETKKYMRDKYSQLFDKTGTTLSLL